From a single Lactococcus allomyrinae genomic region:
- a CDS encoding peptide ABC transporter substrate-binding protein, which yields MKTWKKVTLGTVALGSAALLAACGGSSSSSSTSKNPQLELTTDITTLDSALATDTYSGEIIGNTQEGLTRVNNEGVAENALAKDIKVSDDGKVYTITLHDGLKWSDGTPLTAKDFVYSWQRAVNPATGSQYAYLYSDAGHIKNASEINSGKIKDLNQLGVVANSDTELTVTLTQPVPYFKFLLAAPVYAPVQKAAVEKYGKQYGTTSDKMVYSGPFVFKKNAGWTGTNANFSLVKNPNYYDKKNVKSSEIDFQVVKNPNTAVQLYKQGKLDEAPIASPELYSANKGFNGGKDYVPLKEATTAYIEYNQSGKGTSNPTAAKALQNVNIREAINLATNRNELVKQFYPGSAPATGLVPAGMATTQTGEDFSKYAAQPYTYDVSKAKELWQKGLKEIGAKSVNLTYTTDADKPVAKATADYLQTSLAKALPGLTITEKIVPFQQRLKDSQTQNFDMVMTLWGGDYAEPSTFLNLFTQNSGQNDGKVNNPAYEAAFNKASTLPDVMDDAARNADYKDAEQALFEQSSINPVYFRTTPSLRNPNLKGFNFHGTGLNYNLKGTYVK from the coding sequence ATGAAAACTTGGAAAAAAGTTACTCTAGGTACAGTTGCGCTTGGTTCAGCTGCACTTCTTGCAGCTTGTGGTGGAAGTTCGTCTTCATCTTCAACTTCAAAAAATCCACAACTTGAGTTGACGACAGATATTACTACGCTTGATTCTGCTTTGGCAACAGATACTTATTCTGGAGAAATCATCGGTAATACGCAAGAAGGTCTGACTCGAGTAAATAACGAAGGCGTTGCTGAAAATGCTCTTGCAAAAGACATTAAAGTTTCTGATGATGGTAAAGTTTACACCATCACTTTACATGATGGACTTAAATGGTCTGATGGCACACCTTTAACAGCAAAAGATTTTGTTTACTCTTGGCAACGTGCAGTTAATCCTGCGACAGGTTCACAATACGCTTACCTTTATTCAGACGCAGGCCACATTAAAAATGCTTCTGAAATTAACTCAGGTAAGATTAAAGACCTGAATCAGCTCGGTGTAGTAGCGAATTCGGATACAGAGTTGACAGTTACATTGACACAACCAGTTCCTTACTTTAAATTCTTGCTTGCAGCCCCTGTTTATGCTCCAGTACAAAAAGCTGCAGTAGAAAAATATGGCAAACAATATGGTACAACTTCTGATAAGATGGTTTACTCAGGTCCATTTGTCTTCAAGAAAAATGCGGGTTGGACAGGAACAAATGCTAACTTCTCACTCGTTAAAAATCCAAATTACTACGATAAGAAAAATGTAAAATCTAGTGAAATTGATTTTCAAGTTGTGAAGAATCCTAATACAGCAGTACAACTTTACAAACAAGGTAAACTTGATGAAGCACCAATCGCATCACCTGAACTTTATAGTGCTAACAAAGGCTTTAATGGTGGTAAAGATTATGTACCTTTGAAAGAAGCTACAACAGCATATATTGAGTACAACCAATCTGGTAAGGGAACATCAAATCCTACTGCTGCTAAAGCATTGCAAAATGTGAATATTCGTGAAGCAATCAATCTTGCTACTAATCGTAATGAACTTGTTAAACAGTTTTACCCAGGTTCAGCACCAGCGACAGGCTTAGTGCCAGCAGGTATGGCTACAACTCAAACAGGAGAAGATTTCTCTAAATATGCAGCTCAACCTTATACTTACGATGTATCAAAAGCAAAAGAATTGTGGCAAAAAGGTTTGAAAGAAATTGGTGCTAAATCTGTAAATCTTACTTATACAACTGATGCAGATAAACCAGTAGCAAAAGCAACAGCAGACTATCTTCAAACTTCTCTTGCTAAAGCCCTTCCAGGTTTGACAATCACTGAAAAAATCGTACCATTCCAACAACGTTTGAAAGATTCACAAACTCAAAACTTTGACATGGTAATGACACTTTGGGGTGGTGACTATGCGGAACCATCTACATTCTTGAATCTCTTTACACAAAATTCAGGACAAAATGACGGTAAGGTTAATAACCCAGCATATGAAGCAGCCTTCAATAAAGCATCTACACTCCCAGATGTAATGGATGATGCAGCACGTAATGCTGATTACAAAGATGCTGAACAAGCACTCTTTGAACAATCAAGTATCAACCCAGTATATTTCCGTACTACACCATCACTTCGTAACCCTAACCTTAAAGGATTTAACTTCCACGGTACAGGTTTGAATTACAACCTTAAAGGGACTTACGTTAAATAA